Proteins from a single region of Chromobacterium sp. ATCC 53434:
- the hrcA gene encoding heat-inducible transcriptional repressor HrcA has protein sequence MNERAQHLLKTLIERYIADGQPVASKTLSLLPGIELSPASVRNVLADLEGMGLIASPHTSAGRVPTARGYRLFVDRLLTIRPLDELSRHELEANLQPGSPQRIAQAASSLLSELTSFAGVVLTPQRSDVAFRQIEFLRLSERRVLMILVTLDGDVQNHLLLTERDYTPSELVEAGNFINQHYAGQGLSAVALRVESELRQLQGDIAELMAAAVKLGQQTLEQGSEDVVVSGGSRLFQVHDLSDDLSRLRELFGVFERKTELLKLLAQGRGAQGVNIFIGEESGVVTLDECSVVTAPYCINGQVVGTLGVVGPTRMAYERVIPIVDITARLVGNALSFRD, from the coding sequence ATGAACGAACGCGCCCAACATCTGCTGAAGACGCTGATCGAACGCTACATCGCCGACGGTCAGCCGGTCGCTTCCAAGACCCTGTCGCTGCTGCCCGGCATCGAGCTGTCGCCGGCATCGGTCCGCAATGTGCTGGCCGATCTGGAGGGCATGGGCCTGATCGCCTCGCCGCACACCTCGGCCGGCCGGGTGCCGACCGCGCGCGGCTATCGGCTGTTCGTCGACAGGCTGCTGACGATACGGCCGCTGGACGAGCTGTCGCGCCACGAGCTGGAGGCCAATCTGCAACCGGGCAGCCCGCAGCGCATCGCGCAGGCGGCGTCGTCGCTGCTGTCCGAACTGACCAGTTTCGCCGGCGTGGTGCTGACGCCGCAGCGCAGCGACGTCGCCTTCCGCCAGATCGAATTCCTGCGCCTGTCCGAACGGCGGGTGTTGATGATCTTGGTGACCTTGGACGGCGACGTGCAGAACCACCTGCTGCTGACCGAGCGCGATTACACGCCGTCCGAGCTGGTCGAGGCCGGCAACTTCATCAACCAGCACTACGCCGGGCAAGGGCTGAGCGCCGTCGCGCTGCGGGTGGAGAGCGAGCTGAGGCAGTTGCAGGGCGACATCGCCGAGCTGATGGCGGCGGCGGTGAAACTGGGCCAGCAGACGCTGGAGCAGGGCAGCGAGGACGTGGTGGTCAGCGGCGGCTCGCGCCTGTTCCAGGTGCACGACCTGTCCGACGACCTGTCCCGGCTCAGGGAGCTGTTCGGCGTGTTCGAGCGCAAGACCGAGCTGTTGAAGCTGTTGGCGCAGGGGCGCGGGGCGCAGGGGGTGAACATTTTCATCGGCGAGGAGTCTGGAGTAGTGACGCTGGACGAATGCTCGGTGGTGACCGCCCCTTATTGCATCAACGGCCAGGTGGTCGGCACGCTGGGCGTGGTCGGCCCGACCCGCATGGCCTACGAGCGGGTGATTCCCATCGTCGACATCACCGCGAGGCTGGTCGGCAACGCGCTGTCCTTCCGCGACTGA
- a CDS encoding SRPBCC domain-containing protein: protein MATRSIATEIDIAVSPERVWQVLIDWRRYPEWNPFIVGLHGRHETGASLVATVHPPGGRHQTFRPRLIEFAAGSLLAWRRKWLVPGLLDGERRFRLEALDDGGTRLHHREDFSGLLLPLIGDGPLERARLGLLQMNQALKRRCEALASQAPA, encoded by the coding sequence ATGGCAACGCGCAGCATCGCCACCGAGATCGACATCGCCGTCAGCCCGGAGCGGGTGTGGCAGGTGCTGATCGACTGGCGGCGCTACCCGGAGTGGAATCCGTTCATCGTCGGCCTGCACGGCCGTCACGAGACCGGCGCCAGCCTGGTGGCCACCGTCCATCCGCCGGGCGGCCGCCACCAGACCTTCCGGCCGCGGCTGATCGAGTTCGCCGCCGGCAGCCTGCTGGCCTGGCGCCGAAAATGGCTGGTGCCCGGCCTGCTCGACGGCGAGCGCCGCTTCCGGCTGGAAGCGCTGGACGACGGCGGCACCCGGCTGCATCACCGCGAGGATTTCTCCGGCCTCCTGCTGCCGCTGATAGGCGACGGGCCGCTGGAACGCGCTCGCCTAGGCTTGCTGCAAATGAACCAGGCGCTGAAGCGGCGCTGCGAAGCGCTTGCCAGCCAGGCCCCGGCTTGA
- a CDS encoding class I SAM-dependent methyltransferase has product MPDAVQDDIFHYNQAAWDRQAAADCEWSRPVDADAVAEARLGRVLARLTPGPLPAGWLDDARGLDILCLAGGGGQQAPLLAAAGARVTVLDASSEQLARDREVAERENLTLRLERGDMRDLSRFADASFDCVFHPISNLYVPDVAPVWRECCRALRPGGRLLASFYNPALFVADRDPALLEQGLIRPRFPIPYSDLEHLPAEALAAKRERGEALVFGHSLAALVGGQAAAGLLIAGFHEDWQPRPRFLIERHLPAFIATLAVKPA; this is encoded by the coding sequence ATGCCCGATGCCGTTCAAGACGATATTTTCCATTACAACCAGGCCGCCTGGGACCGCCAGGCCGCAGCCGACTGCGAGTGGTCGCGTCCGGTCGACGCCGACGCCGTCGCCGAGGCCCGGCTGGGCCGCGTGCTGGCCAGGCTGACGCCCGGCCCGCTGCCGGCCGGCTGGCTCGACGACGCGCGCGGCCTGGATATCCTGTGCCTGGCCGGCGGCGGCGGCCAGCAGGCGCCGCTGCTCGCCGCCGCCGGCGCGCGGGTGACGGTGCTGGACGCGTCAAGCGAACAGCTGGCGCGCGACCGCGAGGTGGCCGAGCGCGAAAACCTGACGCTGCGGCTGGAGCGCGGCGATATGCGCGATCTGTCGCGCTTCGCCGACGCGAGCTTCGATTGCGTGTTTCACCCGATCTCCAATCTGTACGTGCCCGACGTCGCGCCGGTGTGGCGCGAGTGCTGCCGCGCGCTGCGGCCGGGCGGCCGCCTGCTGGCCAGTTTCTACAATCCGGCGCTGTTCGTCGCCGATCGCGATCCGGCGCTGCTGGAGCAAGGGCTGATCCGGCCGCGCTTCCCGATTCCGTATTCCGATCTCGAGCATCTGCCGGCGGAGGCCCTGGCGGCCAAGCGGGAGCGGGGTGAGGCGCTGGTCTTCGGCCACAGCCTGGCCGCGCTGGTCGGCGGGCAGGCTGCGGCCGGCTTGCTGATCGCCGGCTTCCACGAGGACTGGCAGCCCAGGCCGCGCTTCCTGATCGAACGCCATCTGCCGGCCTTCATCGCGACGCTGGCCGTCAAGCCGGCGTGA
- the dnaX gene encoding DNA polymerase III subunit gamma/tau, whose product MSYQVLARKWRPKRFADLVGQEHVVRALSNALKEARLHHAYLLTGTRGVGKTTIARILAKSLNCETGTTAEPCGECQACRQIDTGRFVDLLEIDAASNTGIDNIREVLENAQYAPTMGRFKVYIIDEVHMLSKSAFNAMLKTLEEPPAHVKFILATTDPQKVPVTVLSRCLQFSLRNMTPQQVSTHLAHMLDVEGIQYEAPALALLGRAASGSMRDAQSLLDQAIAYGLGEVREDGVRAMLGAVDRRYLFTLLQALSAADGAALMAEADSLAERGVSFDSALSELAVLLQQLALAQTVPTALADDEPERETIFALADAIAPQDVQLYYQIAIHGRKDLALAPDEHAGFNMTLLRMLAFHPARAPAESAAPTRPAAPAQSRPASASASAASVASASVPAQRGMSPAARALQAAGLNGKPRAAAEPVPAVEPEPEPAPRPKPAAVEPAPAAQPEIRSEPQPAPVQVRPAPAAQDEESERDDDDEVVDAPWSDDDAMPAYMQPPPLEDEPSALIAYDFDGDWQRLVADLGVKLGAARMLAHNAVLKRWSQQRLELAVPESFRHMSGRDYQEKLKAALAERFGHPVELTVTVEELGMETPAMTDARLRQEQLAVARECMQNDPVVQQMVRELGATLLIETIQPVQE is encoded by the coding sequence ATGAGCTATCAAGTCCTTGCCCGCAAGTGGCGCCCCAAGCGTTTCGCCGACCTGGTCGGCCAGGAGCACGTGGTCCGCGCCCTCAGCAACGCCCTCAAGGAGGCGCGGCTGCATCACGCCTATCTGCTGACCGGCACCCGGGGCGTCGGCAAGACCACCATTGCCCGCATCCTGGCCAAGAGCCTGAACTGCGAGACCGGCACCACGGCCGAGCCCTGCGGCGAATGCCAGGCCTGCCGCCAGATCGATACCGGCCGCTTCGTCGACCTGCTGGAGATCGACGCCGCGTCCAACACCGGCATCGACAATATCCGCGAGGTGCTGGAGAACGCCCAGTACGCGCCGACGATGGGCCGCTTCAAGGTCTACATCATCGACGAAGTGCACATGCTGTCGAAAAGCGCGTTCAACGCGATGTTGAAGACGCTGGAGGAGCCGCCGGCCCACGTCAAATTCATTCTGGCCACCACCGACCCGCAGAAGGTGCCGGTGACGGTGCTGTCGCGTTGCCTGCAGTTCTCCTTGCGCAATATGACGCCGCAGCAGGTGTCGACCCATCTGGCCCACATGCTGGACGTCGAGGGCATACAGTACGAGGCCCCGGCGCTGGCGCTGCTGGGCCGCGCCGCGTCCGGCTCGATGCGCGACGCGCAGTCGCTGCTGGACCAGGCCATCGCCTACGGTCTCGGCGAGGTCAGGGAAGACGGCGTGCGCGCGATGCTGGGCGCGGTGGACCGCCGCTATCTGTTCACGCTGCTGCAGGCGCTGTCCGCCGCCGACGGCGCGGCGCTGATGGCCGAGGCCGACAGCCTGGCCGAGCGCGGCGTCAGCTTCGATTCCGCGCTGTCCGAGCTGGCGGTGCTGCTGCAGCAACTGGCGCTGGCGCAGACGGTGCCGACGGCGCTGGCCGACGACGAGCCGGAGCGCGAGACGATTTTCGCGCTGGCCGACGCCATCGCGCCGCAAGATGTGCAGTTGTACTACCAGATCGCCATCCACGGCCGCAAGGACCTGGCGTTGGCGCCGGACGAGCATGCCGGCTTCAATATGACGCTGTTGCGGATGCTGGCCTTCCATCCGGCCAGGGCGCCGGCGGAAAGCGCCGCGCCGACGCGTCCGGCCGCGCCGGCCCAGTCGCGCCCGGCATCGGCTTCCGCATCCGCCGCGTCGGTCGCCAGCGCCTCGGTGCCGGCGCAGCGCGGCATGTCGCCGGCGGCGCGCGCGTTGCAGGCCGCCGGTCTGAACGGCAAGCCGCGCGCGGCGGCCGAGCCTGTCCCGGCCGTCGAGCCGGAACCCGAGCCCGCGCCCAGGCCGAAGCCGGCCGCCGTCGAGCCGGCTCCGGCGGCGCAGCCCGAGATTCGGTCCGAGCCGCAGCCGGCGCCGGTCCAGGTCCGGCCCGCGCCGGCGGCTCAGGACGAGGAGAGCGAGCGCGACGATGACGACGAGGTTGTCGACGCGCCGTGGTCCGACGACGACGCGATGCCGGCCTATATGCAGCCGCCGCCGCTGGAGGACGAGCCGTCCGCGCTTATCGCCTACGACTTCGACGGCGACTGGCAGCGGCTGGTGGCCGACCTGGGCGTCAAGCTCGGCGCGGCGCGGATGCTGGCGCACAACGCGGTGCTGAAGCGCTGGAGCCAGCAGCGGCTGGAGTTGGCGGTGCCGGAGAGCTTCCGCCACATGAGCGGACGCGATTACCAGGAAAAATTGAAAGCCGCGTTGGCCGAACGTTTCGGCCATCCGGTGGAGTTGACGGTGACGGTGGAGGAGCTGGGGATGGAAACCCCGGCGATGACCGACGCCAGGCTGCGTCAGGAGCAGCTGGCCGTCGCCCGAGAATGCATGCAAAACGATCCGGTGGTGCAGCAGATGGTGCGCGAGTTGGGCGCCACGCTGCTCATCGAGACCATTCAACCCGTACAGGAGTGA
- the mltB gene encoding lytic murein transglycosylase B, protein MMNPIPKLAGAAILAALAFAAQPALADAAFLGRPDVQRYIDEQVAGGQFSRPELEAVFANVELKPNIIRILDKPSTSRPWYQFRASTVNDKLIADGAAFWQTNADALARAERQYGVAPEVIVAILGVETHYGRNTGSFRLVDSLSTIGFDYPRRADYFRGELTQFLLLAKEEGKDPLTLRGSYAGAMGLPQFMPSSYRKWAVDFDGSGHRDIWNNPHDAIGSVANYFQLHGWRHGDDIVAPASVAPGAQVDKLLADKFKLHYTVGELRKMGVAPQAPLADDVPAVLFSLETSPGVTEYWLGLNNFYAITRYNRSTLYAKAVQEIAGQVRQRYYAALAQRPEPASAGL, encoded by the coding sequence ATGATGAACCCTATTCCGAAACTGGCCGGCGCGGCCATCCTGGCGGCCCTGGCGTTCGCCGCCCAGCCGGCGCTGGCCGACGCGGCCTTTCTCGGCCGCCCCGACGTGCAGCGCTATATCGATGAGCAAGTGGCCGGCGGCCAGTTCAGCCGCCCCGAGCTGGAGGCGGTGTTCGCCAATGTCGAACTGAAGCCCAACATCATCCGGATACTGGACAAGCCGTCGACCTCGCGGCCGTGGTACCAGTTCCGCGCGTCCACAGTCAACGACAAGCTGATCGCCGACGGCGCGGCCTTCTGGCAAACCAACGCCGACGCGCTCGCCCGCGCCGAGCGTCAATACGGCGTGGCGCCGGAGGTGATCGTCGCCATCCTCGGCGTCGAGACCCATTACGGCCGCAACACCGGCAGCTTCCGGCTGGTGGATTCGCTGTCGACGATAGGCTTCGACTACCCGCGCCGCGCCGACTACTTCCGCGGCGAGCTGACCCAGTTCCTGCTGCTGGCCAAGGAGGAGGGCAAGGACCCGTTGACGCTGAGAGGCTCGTACGCCGGCGCGATGGGCCTGCCGCAGTTCATGCCGTCCAGCTACCGCAAGTGGGCGGTGGACTTCGACGGCAGCGGCCACCGCGACATCTGGAACAATCCGCACGACGCGATAGGCAGCGTCGCCAACTACTTCCAGCTGCACGGCTGGCGGCACGGCGACGACATCGTCGCGCCGGCCAGCGTGGCGCCGGGCGCCCAGGTGGACAAGCTGCTGGCCGACAAATTCAAGCTGCACTACACGGTGGGCGAGTTGCGCAAGATGGGCGTGGCGCCGCAGGCGCCGCTGGCCGACGACGTGCCGGCGGTGCTGTTTTCGCTGGAAACCTCGCCCGGCGTCACCGAGTACTGGCTGGGCCTGAACAACTTCTACGCGATCACCCGCTACAACCGCAGCACGCTGTACGCCAAGGCGGTGCAGGAGATCGCCGGCCAGGTGCGCCAGCGCTACTACGCGGCGCTGGCGCAGCGGCCGGAGCCGGCCTCGGCCGGGCTGTAG
- the recX gene encoding recombination regulator RecX, whose product MAATGKSLKARAAELLSRREYTRRELVRRLAPFADSEDELNAALDELAAADWQSDERFAHQFAASKGAKFGSRRLAQEMRQRGVADDSIREALSGQDDLASAREQWRKKFGRLPADAAEKAKQYRFLAQRGFPADVIRRVLAGGADDDFYED is encoded by the coding sequence ATGGCGGCGACAGGCAAAAGCCTGAAGGCGCGGGCCGCCGAACTGTTGTCCCGCCGGGAATACACCCGGCGGGAACTGGTTCGGCGGCTCGCGCCTTTTGCCGACAGCGAGGACGAGCTGAACGCGGCGCTGGACGAGCTGGCCGCCGCCGACTGGCAGTCCGACGAACGCTTCGCCCACCAGTTCGCGGCCAGCAAGGGCGCCAAGTTCGGCAGCCGGCGCCTGGCGCAGGAAATGCGCCAGCGCGGCGTCGCCGACGACTCGATACGCGAGGCGCTGTCCGGCCAGGACGACCTGGCCAGCGCGAGAGAGCAATGGCGCAAGAAGTTCGGCCGCCTGCCGGCAGACGCGGCGGAGAAGGCCAAGCAATACCGTTTCCTGGCGCAGCGCGGCTTTCCGGCCGACGTGATCCGCCGGGTGCTCGCCGGCGGCGCGGACGACGACTTCTACGAGGACTGA
- a CDS encoding YbaB/EbfC family nucleoid-associated protein — translation MFGKAGIAGLMKQAQQMQENMKKAQDELAQVEVEGQSGAGMVKVTMSCSHDVKRVAIDDSVMDDKEMLEDLIAAAFNDAVRKVEATTQERMSGFTNGLNLPAGMKLPF, via the coding sequence ATGTTCGGTAAAGCAGGAATCGCCGGCCTGATGAAGCAGGCCCAGCAAATGCAGGAAAACATGAAGAAGGCCCAGGACGAGCTGGCCCAGGTGGAAGTGGAGGGCCAGTCCGGCGCCGGCATGGTCAAGGTCACGATGAGCTGCTCGCACGACGTCAAGCGCGTCGCCATCGACGACAGCGTGATGGACGACAAGGAAATGCTGGAAGACCTGATCGCCGCCGCGTTCAACGACGCGGTGCGCAAGGTCGAGGCCACCACCCAGGAGCGGATGTCCGGTTTCACCAACGGCCTGAATCTGCCGGCCGGGATGAAGCTCCCGTTCTGA
- the recR gene encoding recombination mediator RecR, protein MKNPPALEQLIASLKVLPGVGPKTAQRMAFHLLQRDKKGADKLARALDKALTQLIHCQRCNTFSEAELCPICADEARRQDLLCIVEMPADLMMLEQAKCFDGLYFVLMGRISPLDNIGPKDLHLDKLLTRALDGRVGEVVIATNFTAEGEVTAHMLGELFKDRGLAVTRIARGMPVGGELEYVDLGTLAQAVHERRGV, encoded by the coding sequence ATGAAGAACCCTCCCGCGCTTGAACAATTGATCGCCTCGCTGAAGGTGCTGCCCGGCGTGGGGCCGAAAACCGCCCAGCGCATGGCCTTCCACCTGCTGCAACGCGACAAGAAGGGCGCGGACAAGCTGGCGCGCGCGCTGGACAAGGCCTTGACCCAGCTGATCCACTGCCAGCGCTGCAACACCTTCAGCGAGGCCGAGCTGTGTCCGATCTGCGCCGACGAGGCGCGTCGCCAGGACCTGCTGTGCATCGTCGAGATGCCGGCCGACTTGATGATGCTGGAGCAGGCCAAGTGTTTCGACGGCCTGTATTTCGTGCTGATGGGGCGGATTTCGCCGCTGGACAATATCGGCCCGAAGGACCTGCATCTGGACAAGCTGCTGACGCGGGCGCTGGACGGGCGGGTGGGCGAAGTGGTGATCGCCACCAACTTCACCGCCGAGGGCGAGGTCACCGCCCACATGCTCGGCGAGCTGTTCAAGGACCGCGGCCTGGCGGTGACCCGCATCGCGCGCGGCATGCCGGTCGGCGGCGAGCTGGAGTACGTCGATCTGGGCACGCTGGCGCAGGCGGTGCACGAGCGCCGCGGCGTGTGA
- the lolA gene encoding outer membrane lipoprotein chaperone LolA, producing MKPIHLALCAAALACGLAAPAQASAIAQLKAFVAGSKTLSADFSQTVSSKNKREEASGRLEISRPGKFRWEYTKPYAQLIVGDGKTLWIYDQDLAQATRKAQGAALGSSPAALLAGSNEIERSYKLNEAGKQGDIEWLAASPKKQDNTFSAIRMGFKDNALVEMELTDSFGNDTRIRFGKPQQNVSLPASRFAFTPPKGVDIVSGD from the coding sequence ATGAAACCGATTCACCTGGCGCTCTGCGCCGCCGCCCTCGCCTGCGGCCTGGCCGCGCCGGCCCAGGCCTCCGCCATCGCCCAGCTGAAAGCCTTCGTCGCCGGCAGCAAGACGCTGAGCGCCGACTTCAGCCAGACCGTCTCCAGCAAGAACAAGCGCGAGGAGGCCAGCGGCCGCCTGGAAATCTCCCGTCCGGGCAAGTTCCGCTGGGAATACACCAAGCCGTACGCGCAGCTGATCGTCGGCGACGGCAAGACGCTGTGGATCTATGACCAGGATCTGGCCCAGGCGACGCGCAAGGCGCAGGGCGCGGCGCTGGGCTCCAGCCCGGCGGCGCTGTTGGCCGGCAGCAACGAGATCGAACGCAGCTACAAGCTGAACGAGGCCGGCAAGCAGGGCGACATCGAGTGGCTGGCCGCCAGCCCGAAGAAGCAGGACAACACCTTCAGCGCGATCCGCATGGGCTTCAAGGACAACGCGCTGGTCGAGATGGAGCTGACCGACAGCTTCGGCAACGACACCCGCATCCGCTTCGGCAAGCCGCAGCAGAATGTCAGCCTGCCGGCGTCGCGCTTCGCCTTCACGCCGCCGAAGGGCGTCGACATCGTCAGCGGCGACTGA
- the recA gene encoding recombinase RecA yields the protein MASEDKSKALAAALSQIEKQFGKGSIMRMSDNQINENLQVVSTGSLSLDLALGVGGLPRGRVVEIYGPESSGKTTLCLQAVAEMQKLGGTCAYIDAENALDPQYAQKLGVKVDDLLISQPDTGEQALEICDMLVRSSGVDLIVIDSVAALVPKAEIEGEMGDSHVGLQARLMSQALRKLTGNIKRTNTLVIFINQIRMKIGVMFGNPETTTGGNALKFYASVRLDIRRTGGIKKGEEVIGNDTRVKVVKNKVSPPFRQADFEILYGEGISRQGEIIELGVKHGFIDKSGAWYAYNGQKIGQGKDNTREWLKANPAIAAEIERKIREAVGVKIEINESQGDEEFADDALDA from the coding sequence ATGGCTTCCGAAGACAAGAGCAAGGCGCTGGCCGCCGCCCTCTCCCAGATTGAAAAGCAATTTGGCAAGGGCTCCATCATGCGCATGAGCGACAACCAGATCAACGAAAACCTGCAGGTGGTCTCCACCGGCTCGCTGAGCCTGGACCTGGCGCTGGGCGTCGGCGGCCTGCCGCGCGGCCGCGTGGTCGAAATCTACGGCCCGGAGTCGTCCGGCAAGACCACCCTGTGTCTGCAAGCAGTGGCCGAGATGCAAAAATTGGGCGGCACCTGCGCCTACATCGACGCCGAAAACGCGCTGGACCCGCAATATGCGCAAAAGCTGGGCGTCAAAGTCGACGACCTGCTGATCTCCCAGCCGGACACCGGCGAGCAGGCGCTGGAAATCTGCGACATGCTGGTGCGCTCCAGCGGCGTCGATCTGATCGTGATCGACTCGGTCGCCGCGCTGGTGCCGAAGGCTGAAATCGAAGGCGAGATGGGCGACAGCCACGTCGGCCTGCAAGCCCGCCTGATGAGCCAGGCGCTGCGCAAGCTGACCGGCAACATCAAGCGCACCAACACCCTGGTGATCTTCATCAACCAGATCCGCATGAAGATCGGCGTGATGTTCGGCAACCCGGAAACCACCACCGGCGGCAACGCGCTGAAGTTCTACGCCTCGGTGCGCCTGGACATCCGCCGCACCGGCGGCATCAAGAAGGGCGAGGAAGTGATCGGCAACGACACCCGCGTCAAAGTGGTGAAGAACAAGGTTTCCCCGCCGTTCCGCCAGGCCGATTTCGAAATCCTGTACGGCGAGGGCATCTCCCGCCAGGGCGAAATCATCGAGCTGGGCGTCAAGCACGGCTTCATCGACAAGTCCGGCGCCTGGTACGCGTACAACGGCCAGAAGATCGGCCAGGGCAAGGACAACACCCGCGAGTGGCTGAAGGCCAATCCGGCGATCGCCGCCGAGATCGAGCGCAAGATCCGCGAAGCGGTCGGCGTCAAGATCGAGATCAACGAAAGCCAGGGCGACGAAGAGTTCGCCGACGACGCCCTCGACGCCTGA